CTCTCGCGAGGGCGAGTTGGTGCTGGTGCGGCTGAACGGCGGCACGCTCGTGACGGTGTGCTCGGTGGATTCCCCGTTCGGGTTGTACCGGGTCCACGGGCCGGTGCTGTTCGACGACGGTGCCGCGCCCGTCGAACTGGAACGGCCGGGACAGCTGATCGACGTGCTGCGACCCGGGACCGATGCCGACGACCGGCGCGGGCTGCGGAACGAACTCGCCGATTCCGCCCGCAATCTGGCGCTGTCCCGTGCGACGGTTCGACGCGGGGCGACGGCCGTGGCTCGTCGGGCCATCGGTCTCGGCACCACCGGTCTGCTGCCCACGTTGGCGTCCCGGCACTCCGCCAGCGAGGTCACACTCGAGCTGGACGCGTTGACGGTCGAGGGGCACAACACGCATCCCTGCGGCAAGGTGCGGGGCGGCTTCTCCGCCGCCGATTCCACGCGCTACACCGCCGAAGCAGGGCGGGTGGTCGAGCTGCGCTTCGTGGCGGTGCGGCGCGGTCTCGTGCGGTCCACACCGGACGAGTCCGGGCGTTCGGTCGGCGAGGTGCTCGCCGAGCACTTTCCGGCGTTGGCGGCCGGAACGCACCGGGAGTTACTCCAACGGGGTGCTGATCCTTCGGATTACCTGTTGATTCCGGTGCATCCCTGGCAGGCGCGCGACATCGTGCCGCGCGAGTACTCCGCCGAGCTCTCCTCGGGCGCGCTGCTACTGCTCGACGAGCCGCGACTTTCGTGCAGACCCACTCTCTCGGTGCGAACCCTGGTGAGCGATCGTCCCGGCAGGCACGGGCGACGGCTGACCGTCAAAACGGCACTGGACGTGCTGTTGACTTCGGCCAGGCGCACCATCGCGCCGGAGAGTACCCGGGACGGCCCCGTGGTCGGCACGTTGTTGCGGAAACTGTTCGCCGCGGATCGGGTTCTGTCGAGTGGCGCGGGGATCGTCCCCGACCTCGCCGGGATCGCCTTCGAACCGCCGGAAGGCGGTTCGGCCTCGCCCGGTCGGAGGCGTGGGCTGTCCGCGTTGCTGCGTGAGGACCCCGCTGATTCGCTCCACGAGGGTGAGCAGGTCGTTACCGCCGCTGCCCTGCTGGCACTCTCGCCGGTCTCGGGGGAGCCGTTGCTGGTGGAGCTGGTGGACACCGTGGCGCTGCGCGGTCGCGTCACACGCGCCGAAGCGGGCCGGTGGTTCCTGCGGGACTACGCGGAATCGCTGCTCGCCGCCACGTTGCCGCTGCTGTCGTGCTACGGCATCGCCGTGGAAGCACATCTGCAGAACACCCTGGTCGTGGTGCGGCGTTCCCGCCTGGTCCGGCTGCTGCTGCGTGATTTCGCCGGTGTGCGGGTGCATCCGGACCGGCTGCGGGCGGCGGGCCACGAGGTGCCGACGACGCGGCCGGGAGTCACGACCACCGGGGATCCGGCGGTGCTGCGTGCCAAGATGTGCCATGCCACGTTGCAGGCGAACCTGGCCGAGGTGGTGTTGCTGCTGCAGCGTTCGTGCGCCCTGCCGGGAGCGGTGGCGTGGCGGATCGTGCGCGAGGCGGTTTCGGCAGTTGCCGCACGGGTCGGGCAACGTGGTGGCCCGGCGCTCGCCGCGGATCTCGCGGCGCTGTCCGCTCCCGAGTTGCCGCAGAAAGCGCTGGCCACCATGCGGCTGCGCCCCGACGAGGGGGATGTCTACCTGCCGCAGCCCAACCCGATGTCCGGCCCGTTGCCCGAGTGGGACTCCGTTCCTGCCGAGGGGCTCAATGTTCCACCTTCTTGAGCACGAGGTGTGCGGGTTCGGTCCACGGTGAGTCGATGTTCCAGGCTGGGTCGGATCCACGGCCCATGACCCTGGTCAGGACGTAGTCCACCTCTCGCGGTTCCACGGGGGTGAAGTTCCGGTAGTTCGCACGGAGCAGGGGTCCGGTAACCGGTCCGGCCTCCGCGATGCGTTTGTTGATGTCGGGAGTCAGGATGCCACGGTCGGACAGCCCATCCACTATGGCGCATTCGCAGAAGTACGCCAGGGTCCCTATCTCGCCGGGGCTGCGTACCGTGGCGTCGCCGATCCGCTGTTCCAGCAGATTCCCGATCCTGGCGTAGTCCGCCGGTGTCGCCCAGTTGGTCGTGATCGTGGCGCGCTGCCAGGGCATCCCGGTTTCCACCGCGACCCTGGCCTGGTTGGCGAACATCGCGGTTCCCAGGGCCACCGCCACAGTCGCGGCCAGCACCGGAATTCGCCGCCGGTGTCGGGCGGCCACCGCCGTAGCGGCCCCGATCACGCCGGCGAGGAACATCGTGAGCCCGAGCATGCTCGGAACGTAGTACCAGTGGTACGGCGGAACCCCGAGAGTGGTGTAGGCGTAGAAGTGCGCGACGCCGCCCACTCCCATGAGTGCCCAGGGGTGCAGCCTGTTCGCCGCGGTGTTGCGCAGCAGTCGTGTCACCAGCCATACCGGCAGCGCGAGCGCTCCGAGGGCCACCGTGCTCAGCGCCGCGATGGTCGCGGCGGGATACATCTCGTAGTACAGCCGCAGTCCGTTGCCGAAGCTCCAGCTGCCCCAGGTTTCCTGCATCTGCTTGAGCACCAGCGTGTCGGGCACGGCCGAGCCGAACGCGAACCAGCTGAAGCCGAACCACGGCAGTGAGACGAGGCAGGCGGGCACCAGCCAGCGCCAGAATTTCCGCCACAGCGCGGGACGCCCCAACAGCAGCACCACGACGAAGATGCCCAGGTCCAGCCTGGTCAACGCGAGCAGTCCGGCCGCTACCCCGAACAGCACCCGGTTGTGTGTGGTGGCCCCCAGCAGCAGCAGTCCCAGCAGCGCGGAGGCCAGCGTCATCTCCAGCCCGACCGAGGAGAGCAGGAACGGGTTGGTCAGCACGAGCAGTGTGCCGAGGATCACGGTCAGGCGCGAAAGACCGCTGTGCCGTGCGGAGCGGTGCAGTGCCACGGCCAGGACCGCGTTGGCGAGTACGAAAAGGGCGCCCAGTGCCAGCACGGGCTGCCGCAGCAGAAAGGTCAGTGCCGCCAGTACCAGCACGTTCAGTGGTGAGGTGGCGGTGTTGGAGAATTCCTGCTCGATCATTCCCCAGTGGCCGTGAAAGGCCAGGTTGCGTGCGAAGTCGATGGTGATGTAGGCGTCGTCCGTGAGTCCGCCTCGCACGAGCATGAACACGAGTCCGGCGAGCAGTGCTGCACCACCGGCCACCAACGAGGTTTCCCGTTTTCCCGATTGGTTCGGTATCGCGCCACTGGAAAATAACTGAGAAGATTCCTCGTCCCGCGTCGCTTCGGTGACCGCCACTGTTACCCCTCTCACCGCAAGAACAGTGTGAGTAGTCGTTTTTGATTCCGTCTCGGGTTCCAGGGCTTATAATATAGAACTCGCTCAGGTACTCGGTCGCCACCCGCGTGAGTCGGTGAACGCTGTGAGCGGTCCACTACTTACCGTGTCCACACCTCGATCGAACTGCGATTTCTCGCGCTTCCGGCCTCATTTGCCAGCCTGCCCGGAGCACTTGTTCCGAACGAACTTCTGCTGCGGTTCTCAGTGTCACATCGCTGATCGGTACCGTCATCGGCCAGTGTCAAGCACCATAGCGCGTGTCGCTCCAACACGCTCGATCGTTTTCCGGTGAGTATCGTCGATCGATCATTTCTCGCACCAGGCGACCACAGTGGTGCGGAAACGCCGCGTGTTACCGGAGGCAGTGACGATACGGCTCTGCCTTCCCGCTGGGCCGGAGAACTCGGTGCGGCTGCTAGGGGTGTCTCGACCGACACTCGTTGTGTTCGTAGGGGTCGCGGTTCCGCGTCAGCCGAGCTCGTTGGGCCGCAGTCCCTGTCGCAGCCGTTCGAAGGTCTCGTCGAGGTAGTGCCGCAGGCTCTCGCCGGATTCGGAGTCCTGCCAGCTCTGCACCGAGACCCGGAGTGTGGTGATCGTCGTGGCGGACAGCAGCCGCACGTACACGTCCTCGGCGGTCCTGCCGAGTCGCGCGGCGAAGCCCTCGGCCAACGATGCCTCCAACGTGCGGAACGAGGTCACGATTTTTTCGATCAGTTCGGGGTGGTGCCGAAGCACGACGGCCTGATCACGCCAGGTGGGACCGCTCATCGCCGTTCCGATGGCCTCGCCGAGCACCACTCGGGCCACTTCGAGCGGTTCCTCCTCGGGAGGGCGTTCCAGGACGCGTGTCGAGGTGTTGTCGATGGTGTCCCGGTCCCACGGGACGAGCACTTCCTCCTTGGACGTGAAGTAGTTGAAGAACGTTCGTGGGGAGACGTCGGCGCTGGCGCAGATGTCCTCCACCGTGACAGCGCCGGGGCCGTGCTCGCGGAACAGTCGGACGGCCGCCTGTTGCAGGGCCTGGCGGGTGGCGCGTTTCTTGCGCTCGCGCAGCCCACCGGAGCCAGCTTCACCCGCGTCGGAGGCCGGAGCGGTTCCAGCTGTGCCGGACGCGGTGTGCGCTGATCTGGACATGTGCCCTCTCCCTGGCTGCTGCGATACCGCCGCTGCTGAGCTGGGGCTTCATCGTAGTGGGGCCGTCATTGCTCGGACAAACCGGGCACTGCTCGGGCAAACCGGGTGTGTGGGGCTGATCACCATGAAAATGCGTAGATGCATTTTTGCAGCCGCTGCACTGATCTGTTAAAGTGCCGTACGGTGCCGGGAGCAGTGCTGCCTCATGGTCAGCGGTTCATGGCCCCCGCCCTGGCCGGGCCGAGTGTCGATCGGCTCGTGGGTGGTTCCCGGACGCCCCGTCGCGTCGGTGATCGGCCAGTGGCTCCACGGCCCACCGTTCGCAACCGTTCGCAATCTTTTCCGCGATCATGGCGAGGAGCCGGTGTGCCGAAGGAAGAGCTTAAGTCGTTGGCTCGCAAGCTGGTGTCGACGCTGTGGTTCCCGATGTTCTTCGTCGTCGGGTTCATGGTGTTCTACCTGATCCCGTTCCACGCGCCCGCACCGCACAACGTGCCGGTGGCCGTGGTAGGTGAGCAGGCCGCTGCCGGTATCGAGGTCTCGTTCGACAACTCGGTTCCGGACGGTTACGACATATCCGCCGTATCCAGTGAACAGGCCGCGCGACAGGCGGTACTGGATCGGGATGTGGTCGCCGCCTACGACCCGGCCGACGGCGAGATGTTCTACGCCAGTGCCAACGGCAGGATGGCCGTGCAGATGCTGCGGCAGTCCTTCGCCCCGGTGGCCGCCCAGGCGGGACAGCAGCTGAGCACGACCGATCTGGCCGCCACCGCTCCCGGGGACGTGATGGGGACCGGGCTGTTCTACTGCCTGATGGCCCTGAACATCGCCCCCTACGTGGTGGTGATGATGCTGCTGCGGGCACAGTTGACCACCCGGCAGAAGCTGGGATCGATGGTCGGCTTCGGGGTGGTCTCGACGCTGATCTGCTACTTCACCGCGCTCTCGCTGGACGTCATCTACAACGACCCGTTGCTGCTGCTGGTCGGCTTCCTGCTCACGCAGGGAATCGCATGGACCGCCTACGGGTTGGTGCCGATCGTCAAGCAGTTCATACCCGGCGTGGCCATCGGGCTCTTCGTGCTGCTGAGCCTGCCCTCCAGCGGCGGTGCGATCCCGCTGCACTTCGTGCACCCGATCTTCCAGTTCCTACACCACATCATGCCGCTGGGCAATGCCGTGGACGCGATGCGCGGCGTTCTTTACTTCGACGGTGCCGGGGCTGTGCGGGGCACGCTCGTGCTGTGCTCCTGGGTAGTGCTCGGTGTGGCGTTGGTCGTGTTCAATCATTTCCGCGCCGAGCGGCTCGCGGCGCGGGCCACCGGGCAGCAGACCTCCGAGCAGCAGACCTCCGAGCAGCAGATCTCCGAGCAGCGGGACGACGAGCAGCGGGACGACGAGCGGCGGGAGCGGTCCGGTGAGTCGGCCGGGCGTATCTCCGACGAGGAGCACGAGCACGAGAGCGATGTCACCGTCGCCCCGGCTTTGGAGGCTCCCGAACCGGCGCACCACCGCACACTCGCCGGCTCGGTGACCGACGCTTCCGGGGCTGCCGTGCCGGGAGCCAGTGTCACCGTGACGAATGGACATGGTGTCCAGATCGCGAGGATGCTGACCTCTCCGGAAGGGGAGTACCGCGTACACGATCTTCCCGCGGAGTCGGTCACCGTGGTGGCCTCCGCCGCCGGGCTGGAACCGGCCGTGGACAGGTTGCGAGCTCGTCAGGGGTGTGTCGAGCGGTGCGACTTCCTACTGGACGGCGAGTCCGTCAGTCGCAGCGTCCGGCCGGTCGGCGTGAGCGGTTCCGGGGTTCGTTCCTGAGCGCCGACCTGGCGTCCGCTCGATGGCGGGCATCCGACCGCGCCGGTTGCTGAGTGAGTACTCACTCATTATGATGAGGATGTGAGCACACAGGAGTCCCGCCGCCGTGCTCCGGCGATGAGTTCGGAACAGCGGCGAACCGAGATCGTTCGGGCCACGTTGCCCCTGCTCGCCGAGCAGGGCGCGAACGTGACCACTCGGGCCATCGCCCGGGCGGCCGACGTGGCGGAGGGGACGGTTTTCCGGGTCTTCACGGACAAGGGCGAGCTGCTCCGTGCCTGTCTCGCGGAGGCGTTCCGCACCGACGAGCTGTGTGCTCGGATAAGGGAGATATCAACGACCCAGTCCATCGACGCCAGACTGACCGAAGGGGCGGCGCTGGTGCTCGACCACTTCGACAGGCTGGGTGAGCTGAAGCGCAATCTGGCCGCCTCCGACTACGATCTGCACCAGCGCGAGGCCCACGACGCGAAGCAGGCCGCGCGGCACGAGCCGCCACGTTTCGTGCTCGAACTGACCGATGCCTTCGCCACGCTGATAGCTCCCGACGAGCAACGGCTGCGGGTCCCCGTCGAAGACGTCGCGGCCATGTTGCTCGGCCTGTTGCTGAGCGCGCGGTTCGTCGGCAACTCCGACGACGAGGCGCGCGCCAAACTGGCCCCGCGCATCGATGTGCTGCTGCGCGGTGCGCTGGCGGCCTAGCGCCCCCGAGATCTCAAGCCCCGACATCGACCGGCCCGAACCGGTGAGAGGGAAACAATGGCAAGACCGCCCATCGAGGTCAAAAACGTAACCAAGGACTTCGGAAAGTTCAAGGCTCTCGACGACGTGAGCCTGCGAGTTCCCCAGGGCAACGTCCTGGGGCTGCTGGGGCACAACGGCGCGGGCAAGACCACGCTGGTCAACATCCTCAGCACCCTGTCACCACCGACCACCGGAACGGCGCGCGTCGCGGGCTACGACGTCGTGCGGCAGAGCAGGCAGGTCTGCGCCCGCATCGGGTTGACCGGCCAGTTCGCCGCCGTCGACGAGCAGTTGTCCGGACTGGACAATCTGGTGCTGATCGCCAGGCTCCTGGGAGCGACCAAGCGTGCCGCCAAGCAGCGGGCGGAGGAGCTGCTGACCCTGTTCGAGCTGACCGAGGCGGCCAAGCGGCCCGCCCGGACGTACTCCGGCGGTATGCGGCGCAGGTTGGACCTGGCGGCCAGCCTCGTCGGTCATCCGGACGTGATCTTCCTCGACGAGCCGACCACCGGGCTGGACCCGACCAGCCGGATGGGGCTGTGGCAGATCGTGGAGAACCTGGTCGACGACGGCACCACGGTGCTGCTGACCACGCAGTACCTCGACGAGGCCGACCGGCTCGCCGACTCCATCACCGTGCTCTCCAGCGGCAAGGTCGTCGCTTCCGGGACAGCCGAGGAGCTGAAGGCCGAGGTGGGGCAGCGGACCGCCACCGCCACGCTCGCCGACGCCGCCGATTCCGCCCGTGCCCTCGAAGCGCTCGGCCGTGCCGGACTCAGCCCGGTGCACGACGAACAGCGCAACGCCATCACCGCCCCGGTCAACGCCTCGCACGAACTCGCGGTCGTGGTCCGCGCGTTGGACGAGGCCGGAATCGAGGTCAGCGGCCTCGGACTCGGTGAGCCCACGCTGGACGACGTTTACCTGAACCTTGCCCACCACTCCGCCGAACCGGCTGCCTGAGCGACGGGAAATCCCGATGACCAGTACACTCAACGCTCCGCGAACCGGAGCGCAACAGTCCGCGCCGGATCGCACCAACTGGCACGGCGCCGGGGTGTGGACCCAGATCGTGGTGCTGACCGGCAGATCCTTACGCGCGGTTCTGAAAGATCCCCGAATAGTCGTCTTCAGCCTGCTGCAGCCGCTGATCATGCTGACCCTGTTCAGTCAGGTCTTCGGAAAGGCACTGATGTCGAGCATCCAGACCGGTAGTTACATCAACTACCTGATGCCCGCCATCCTGGTCACCACCGGCATCGGTGCCTCGCTGCAGTCCGGGGTGGGGCTGATCACCGACATGAAGAACGGTGTGCTCGGCAGATTCCGTTCACTGCCCATCAGAATGGGCTCGGTGCTGCTGGCACGCAGCCTCGCCGACCTGTTCCGGACGGCGGTGCAACTGGTGATCCTGCTGGGGGCCGCCGCCGTGCTGTTCGGTTTCTCCCCGAAGGGCGGATTCCTCGGCACCTTCAGCGCGTGGTTGCTCGCGCTGCTGGTGAGCTGGTCGTTGACCTGGGTCTTCCTCGCGATCGCCTCGTGGGTCCGCAAGGAGGAGGTCATGCAGAGCGTCGGCTTCCTGGCCATGTTCCCGCTGATGTTCGCATCCAGCGCGTTCGTCCCGCTGGACGCGCTGCCCGACTGGTTGAGCATCGTCGCGCGCATCAACCCGCTGACCTACGCGGTCGATGCCTCCCGGGACCTGTCGCTGGCGATGCCGGTGGGAACCGGTGTGCTGTCCGCCGTGGGTACCAGCGCGGTGCTGCTGCTGGTCGGTGCCTTCTTCGCGGTGAAGGGATTCCGCCGCCCGCTGTGACACTCCGAACCACACGCGACGAAGCGAGCAGGCACTTCGCGTTCGTCGGTCTCCCCGCGCCCGGACACGTCAATCCGAAGCTCGCGCTGGTGGAGGAGCTGGTCGGACGTGGCCACCGGGTCAGCTATGTGACCGGCCCCGAAGCGGTGCCCGCCGTTCGAGCGGCGGGTGCCGAGCCCGTCTCGGTCTCGCTGCGGCTACCCGACCCGCCGCCGACCGACGCTTCGACGGCGCCGGTGGCGGCGGTGTCGCGAATGGAGCGTTTCCTCGCCGACGTGCGGCAGAGCTTCCCGGCAATGCTGGAGCGGTTCGACGGGGACGTTCCCGACGTGGTGTGCTCCGACGCCGCCACTTCGATCGGACGCATGCTCGCCGAGAAGCTCCGGGTCGTCCACACCGCGCTGCTGCCCGGTTTCGCGAGCAACGAACGGTTCTCACTGCGCGGCATGTTCACCGAGCAGCTGCCGAGCGCGTTCGATCCGAACAATCCCTTACTGCGTGACTTCGGGCAACGCATGCGGGCGTTCGCCGAGCGCTACGGGGTGAGCTTCGACTTCCACTCGATGATGTCCGACGCCGGTGATCCGCTGAACCTCGTCTTCCTCCCCAAGGAGTTCCAGATCGAGGCGGACGGCTTCGACGAGCGGTTCGTCTTCCTCGGCCCCATGATCGGCGGTCGTGCGGCGAGGGAACGGTGGCGGCCCGCCGATCCGGACAAGCCCCTGCTGTTCGTCTCGCTGGGGACTCTCGGCCACGAACGGGTGGATTTCTACCGCAGGTGCATCGAGGCGTTCGGGGACGGTGCCTGGCAGGTGGCGATGTCCATCGGTGATCGCGTCGATCCGGCCGAACTGGGAGAAGTGCCCGAGAACTTCGAGGTTCGGCCCGGTTTTCCGCAGACCGCGGTGCTGCGCGCGTCCAACGTGTTTCTGACGCACGCCGGGATGAACTCCACGATGGAGGCGCTGCACTACGGAGTTCCCATGGTAACCGTCCCGGGGCTGCTCGAACAGGAGCTCAACGCCGACCGCGTGACGCGGCTGGACGCGGGCCGTCGGCTCGATCCGAACGCCTCGCCCCGACTGCTCCGCGAGACGGTCGACGAGGTCGCCGGGGACGACACCGTGCTGGCGGGAGTGCGCGGGTTGCGTGACCTGGTGCGCGGTTACGGTGGCGCCGCGGCCGGTGCCGACGCGTTGCGGGACCTGCTCGCGGAGCGGGACTCCGGCTGAGACCGGAACGCGAGCACCCGCCCGGAAGCGGCTGCTCCGAGCGGGTGGTCGATCCGTCTTCACGGTTGTCGGAACGGCTGCCTCACATCGGGGTGAGCGTCAGCGTGGCGGAACTCGCCTGCGTGTCCTGGATGTAGGACGCGAAACCGGCCACGTCATCGAAGGCGAAGCCGTATGCCTTGCCATCGACCGTGTTGGCGTGCATCGCCTTCGCGTAGTGGTTCGTCACCGAGTGGTTGTAGAAGTCCGCCGGATCAGCGGCGGGCTGCGAGGTGACGTTGTGCAGGTTGGACCGGTTGAGCCCGGAGGCCAGGATCGCCGCCACCGGACCTCTCGGGGCCGCACCCGCCGCGAGCGCACCATCGCAGAACAGCACGTCACGGGTGCTCGGCCGGTCGAACGCCCCGACGTCGCCGTCGAAGACGAACCGGTCACCGGAGACCGAGCCGTGGTAGACACCGGTGCCGATGTCCACGGTCATCGTGCTCGAACGGTACTTCTCCCACACCTGGTCGATGTAGGAGTCGAAGTAGGTGTCGGAGAAGTTGCCCAGGTCAAGTGCGTGGCCGGGAGCGACGATCCGGTAGTCGCCCTGCCGCAGGTTCTCGAAACCGGGGGCGGAGGTGACGCTGGAGAAGATCCGATCGCGGCCACCCGCTTCGAGCGTCCCGGTGGTCTGGTCCGAGGCACCCACCAGCCGGATGGAGGAGGGCACGCTGAACATGTCCACCATCGTGGTGTTGCAGTACATGCCGGTGTCGTTGAGCGTGAACTCGAAGGTGTCGTGCAGCACCGTGTTGCTCGGATCGCTGGGCACCCAGCCCGCCGGGTACTGCAGCGCCGGTTGACCGTTGCCGCTCTCGACCACCTTGAACTTGAGCTCGCCGCCCAGGGCGAAATAGATGCGTCCCGACATGGCGGGCAGGCTGATCGTGGTGTCGCCGCTGTTGTTCAGCGGAATTCCGTAGTGGGCGTAACCGTCCGAACCGTTGTCGGAGAACGAGATCGGCACTCTCCGGCCGTCGGGGGTCACCCGAACCTGCTGGCCCGACTGGTCGACTCCGACGATGTAGAGCGAGATCGAGGTGTTGGCGAAGTTGCCGGTGTGGTTGGCGATCGTCAGTGGTAGCGGCACGGCGGCGGCGGTGGTTCGTGGCCGTGCCGCCGCGATGGCGCCGCTGCCCAGTACCGGTGCCGCCAGCGCCGCAGTGGAAAGTCCCCCCAGGAATGTTCTCCTGCTGAACAAGGTGCCTCCTTTGGTCGGGCCGCGGTAACGGCCCTCATGCGGTCCAGACCAGTGTGCTGCCGCCGGAACCGATCCAGCATTACGTCGATCCGGCGCTGTCGATGGCACGTCCGGCAGAGGCGAAAAGTGCCACCCGAACGTTCCCGAGGGGACAGTGTCCTCCGTCAGCAGCTGCTTTCCCCGAAAGTCGCGCCGTTCGGGTCCGCCATCTCGGCGGCCAACCACCCCCGGTCGTGGCGAAAGGTTTCGCGGGGGCGGCCATCAGGTCCTCGTCTTCGATGCCGCTTCGCGGCCATGGCCCCCGGGGGCTGTCCCTTGACGCCGCACGGCGATTTCGCGAGAAATTGACGCCGACCGGTCGTGCTCCCCTGCTCCTGTCAGCGCAGTGTCAGCGTCGAATCAAGCCGCGTTGTTAAACACAACGCGTAATCCCTGCCCCGGAGGGTAGTACCGCATTCCTCCGTGCGGGGGCACTCTCATCTGATCGCGTCCGGGACGGTCCAGCCGATGCTGCCCGCCCCGGACCGGAGGAAATCCGAATGACACGTAACACGGTTCTGCTCGTGGCGGGCGAACGGCTGACCGGATTCTCGGAGCGGATCGATCGGCTCGTGGCGGAATTGGCCGAGCGAGGTCACGAGGTCCGCCTGCGGTATCCGACTTCGGAACCCACCTACGCCGGGCAGCCGGTGGTGCGGCCGACGTTCTTCGACGCCCTGCGTGACTACGGGCGTTCCGGCGCCGAATCCTGGCACAGCCCGGCACACTCCGGTGGGCGTGCCTTCACCAGGACGGATCTCGGTGCCGAGTTCGCCGACTACCTCGGTTCGGAGGTGCCACGCACCGATCTTTCGGTCTCGGTCCCGCGCTTCGGCTCGTTGCTGGACTCTACCGGACCGATCGGTGATGCCGAGCGAGCCGCGGCGCGTGTTTTCGGGGCCGACGAGACGTTCTTCGTGCTGAACGGGAGTTCCGGAGCCAACCGCACCATCATGCACAGCTGCCTGGCCCGTGGGGACCGGGCGCTGCTCGACCGCAACTGCCACAAGTGCGTCTGCGACGGCGCCACGCTGACCGGAGCTCTGCCGGTTTACCTGCCCACCCAACGCAACGGTTACGGCCTCAGCGGGCCGATTCCACCGGAGGAACTGCGGCGCCATGCTGTCTCGGGCGAGGCGGCGTACGCCGTAGTAACGAACTCCACCTACGAC
This portion of the Actinopolyspora lacussalsi genome encodes:
- a CDS encoding ABC-2 type transport system ATP-binding protein (product_source=KO:K01990; cath_funfam=3.40.50.300; cog=COG1131; ko=KO:K01990; pfam=PF00005; smart=SM00382; superfamily=52540; tigrfam=TIGR01188), with translation MARPPIEVKNVTKDFGKFKALDDVSLRVPQGNVLGLLGHNGAGKTTLVNILSTLSPPTTGTARVAGYDVVRQSRQVCARIGLTGQFAAVDEQLSGLDNLVLIARLLGATKRAAKQRAEELLTLFELTEAAKRPARTYSGGMRRRLDLAASLVGHPDVIFLDEPTTGLDPTSRMGLWQIVENLVDDGTTVLLTTQYLDEADRLADSITVLSSGKVVASGTAEELKAEVGQRTATATLADAADSARALEALGRAGLSPVHDEQRNAITAPVNASHELAVVVRALDEAGIEVSGLGLGEPTLDDVYLNLAHHSAEPAA
- a CDS encoding ABC-2 type transport system permease protein (product_source=KO:K01992; cog=COG1682; ko=KO:K01992; pfam=PF01061; tigrfam=TIGR00025; transmembrane_helix_parts=Inside_1_48,TMhelix_49_68,Outside_69_82,TMhelix_83_105,Inside_106_134,TMhelix_135_157,Outside_158_166,TMhelix_167_189,Inside_190_193,TMhelix_194_216,Outside_217_248,TMhelix_249_271,Inside_272_278), which codes for MTSTLNAPRTGAQQSAPDRTNWHGAGVWTQIVVLTGRSLRAVLKDPRIVVFSLLQPLIMLTLFSQVFGKALMSSIQTGSYINYLMPAILVTTGIGASLQSGVGLITDMKNGVLGRFRSLPIRMGSVLLARSLADLFRTAVQLVILLGAAAVLFGFSPKGGFLGTFSAWLLALLVSWSLTWVFLAIASWVRKEEVMQSVGFLAMFPLMFASSAFVPLDALPDWLSIVARINPLTYAVDASRDLSLAMPVGTGVLSAVGTSAVLLLVGAFFAVKGFRRPL
- a CDS encoding MGT family glycosyltransferase (product_source=TIGR01426; cath_funfam=3.40.50.2000; cog=COG1819; pfam=PF00201; superfamily=53756; tigrfam=TIGR01426), encoding MTLRTTRDEASRHFAFVGLPAPGHVNPKLALVEELVGRGHRVSYVTGPEAVPAVRAAGAEPVSVSLRLPDPPPTDASTAPVAAVSRMERFLADVRQSFPAMLERFDGDVPDVVCSDAATSIGRMLAEKLRVVHTALLPGFASNERFSLRGMFTEQLPSAFDPNNPLLRDFGQRMRAFAERYGVSFDFHSMMSDAGDPLNLVFLPKEFQIEADGFDERFVFLGPMIGGRAARERWRPADPDKPLLFVSLGTLGHERVDFYRRCIEAFGDGAWQVAMSIGDRVDPAELGEVPENFEVRPGFPQTAVLRASNVFLTHAGMNSTMEALHYGVPMVTVPGLLEQELNADRVTRLDAGRRLDPNASPRLLRETVDEVAGDDTVLAGVRGLRDLVRGYGGAAAGADALRDLLAERDSG
- a CDS encoding hypothetical protein (product_source=Hypo-rule applied; cleavage_site_network=SignalP-noTM; pfam=PF16483; superfamily=117074; transmembrane_helix_parts=Inside_1_6,TMhelix_7_29,Outside_30_387), translating into MFSRRTFLGGLSTAALAAPVLGSGAIAAARPRTTAAAVPLPLTIANHTGNFANTSISLYIVGVDQSGQQVRVTPDGRRVPISFSDNGSDGYAHYGIPLNNSGDTTISLPAMSGRIYFALGGELKFKVVESGNGQPALQYPAGWVPSDPSNTVLHDTFEFTLNDTGMYCNTTMVDMFSVPSSIRLVGASDQTTGTLEAGGRDRIFSSVTSAPGFENLRQGDYRIVAPGHALDLGNFSDTYFDSYIDQVWEKYRSSTMTVDIGTGVYHGSVSGDRFVFDGDVGAFDRPSTRDVLFCDGALAAGAAPRGPVAAILASGLNRSNLHNVTSQPAADPADFYNHSVTNHYAKAMHANTVDGKAYGFAFDDVAGFASYIQDTQASSATLTLTPM